AGGCGACGAGCTGTTGAACCCACAAATACGATTACGCCGGAGGTGTCCGCAGACATTAGCCGGCGGTCGAGCGCAGCGAACACCGCCGGAAACAGATCAAAACCTAAACGTCGACCCCGAAGGTGGCCGGAGATCCATCACCAAGAATTCTACGACACCCTTCGGGGTCGACAGGATTCGCTTGGCTAATGACCACAGGTAGCGCTGCGCTTACCTGCGGCTAATGTCCGCAATCCCTACGGGATACTTGGGGGTAATCAACAGGAGGCGACGAGTCCCTTACCTACCACGAATCCCAGGGACTCGTTGCCTCGTCCACTACGGTCAAACCCTACTTTTTAGCTGTGACAAAGCACTCACGCCAAAACGGCTAATTTGCCGAGCGACTCCTGCCTACATGCTTAGTAACAAATGGAAGGCGACCGAGATAACCGGTTTTGTCGTTCGCGCATCGGGAACGGCCGGTAGGAACCCGGCCCTACTTTTACCTGCCGCCAATCAATTCCGCTCGATGAGCTTCATCATGTCTTCGGTGATGGGCATGACCTCGAAGTCCTTGAAGAACATTTCGCAGTCGGTGCCACCGTGCATTTGCAGGCCTAGCTTGCCCGTTTTCTCGCATGCTTCGTCGACGATATCCGACGTACAGAACCCGTTGAGCGTCTGGACTAGACGGTCGCCGTATGCGGCGGTGCAGGTCGTGTTCCACTGGTCGTCCTTGTTGCGGACCTTTTCGACGAGCTCTTCATTCTTGACGACCCAGCCGCGACCGGGAATCGTCTTGCCGTCTACAATGCCGGCGGTGTGCCAGAGGGCGGAGTCCTTGCCGTTGTTGGCGATTTCATTTTGGAATCCACGCAGTACCCAGGGAGCGCTCGTTTCCTCGGCGCGGAAATACAATGCACTGTTGCCGCCGTGCATCCGGTACGTGACGCGAGCGATGAAGTTGTCGTAATTCTTGTTGGAAATAACCAGTCCATCCTTGCGTTGACTCTTGGGGTGGACGCCGTGCAGAACGCCCTCTTCGGTGAACGACCATTCTTCAGGGAGAACGAACTTGGCGTCGGCGAGTTGGTAGTTGCCATCGTCGCCTTTGACGAAGAATGACTCCCACTTGCTCTCGCCCAAATCCTTGACGCGGATATTCTTCCAAGCGACGGAACCGGACTTTCCGGAGTGAATCTGCAGTCCGATAAAGCCCTTCATCGTGAAGCTGTCGAACATATCGACGACCAACTTGCCGTTTAGCCAAGTCTTGATGGACGGTCCGACGCACTGAATTTCCACGTCGTTCCACTCACCTTTTTTACAGCTTGCCTGAGCCGCATCGAGACGATCCTGAGGGGTGTAGGCATCGAGCCACACGATGCCAAATTTGTGGCCGCGACGCCCTTCATCATAGATGCGACCGGTCGCGTTGCCGCCGGGACGCATTTCGTACTGATAGCCATAGACCCGCTCGCCATCGCCTTCGGGACGTGCGGCGGAGCGGAACTGGACACCTGAATTTCCATCTTCAATGAATTTGTATTGCAGCTTCAAAACGAAGTTGCCAAATTCCTTTTCCGAACACAGGAACGTATTGCCCGGCGTATTTGGAATGCATTTCCCGACGATCGATCCATCCTCGACCTCGTACTCCGCTGACCCGCCGCGTTTGACCCAACCGGAAAGGTCGTTGCCGTTGAACAGGGAGGTAAATCCATCTTCGACGTCCGCCGCCGATGCGGTCAGAACGCAGGGCATCATTAGCGCGATCATCATCGCAGCTACAAAAAGTTTTCTCATCGTTGTTTCTCTTGGAAGGGGGGATTGTGGGTGGGGATGCGTCGGGCGATCAATGTCCTAGATCGCTGGAACACGTCGCAATGCTAAGTGACGCATTTAGTTTTAGCGGAAGTCGTCAAGACTTTCGTTTTGCGGGATGACCGAAACGACCTCTGCATTAGCAGTCGACGTCTCCCGCGATCCATCGTTCTGATCGCGGAGCAATCAGCGACAATTGTATCGAACGATACTTACTTCAACAGCCACTCGCTAGCCGCGGCCTGCTGTTTCGCTGCTTCGCCGGCAAAGGTCACCAATCCATCAACCTGGGAAGCATCATGATACGCGGCGCTGATCAACGCAGGTTGTGAACCTTCGCCGGCGAGCCACAGCGGGTGCGGAGCATGCAGGGCGATCAAACCAGGCAGATCGAGATACTTCGCTCCACCGGGCAAGAACATCGGATCACGATAGTCGAGCAGGTGGCCGAAGCGAACCCCTTGAGTATCGATCGCGGTACGGTCGATGGCATCGCCAGCAAGCGCGCCGGCGGCGGCAACAATTGGCCCGCTGCCGTGCCATCCGGTAACGGCAATCGTTTTTACCGGATTCTCACAGGGGACGCCGTCCGCGTGACGCAGGAAACGGACAATGCTCAGCACATCGTGCGTGCGTTGGGCGAACAACGCGTGGTTGTAGCCGAACGTGTAGCCTGCGAATTCACGGGGATTGCCAACGACGCGAGCCTGCTTCACCGCTTCGCCACGCTGAAGAAACAAATCGGCGCCCACAACCGCTGCGCCCGCTTGAACCAACTTTTGTACTTCGGGGTTCACGCTGCCGTCGTCACTGCATACCGCAGCCTTGCCGTGATCATCGAGCCACAGGACCAAGCGGCCACTCGGTTGCTTTGGACACAACCAAACAACGTTCACCTCCTCGCCGTAGGTCTTATTGAGTAGCGTGCCGGTTCGTTTTACGTAGTCGCCGTGATCGTGCTCGTCTTTGAGTTCCCATGTCACGTCGCCTGCATTGGCGTACGTGCGGCCGATGGTCACCTCGACCGCCGGGAGGATCACGTCTCGCAGGCCTTCAGGTGTCGCTGCGGCATCGCGCAGTTGTCGCTCGGCGTCCTCATTAAGCCACGCCAGCAAGTTGCGTTCGAACTCCGGATCGGCGGCCTTGGGTGCGGGATGCTGGTCGTCCCAAACCGTGAGTTGCTCGGGCGGCAACGGATCGAAATCGTGCTCGATCACGGGTGCCTGGGAACCGAGCTTGAAATGCTTATTCAAGAACGTGTAGAAGGCCGACCGAGTGACCGCGTTGTAGTTATGCGGGAAGTGTTCGCCACGTTTCAAAAAGACATCGTGCTGCTTGCCGTACGCCGCGTAGAGCTGTTGCAACTCCGGAAATCCCTTGGTCGCCATCTCCTTGGTCCAGTCGTTCGCAGTGTTCATCCCTTGCGGCCTCGGCGCGGCCAAGGCGGCGAACTCAACATTGCCGGTATTCACACGCAACAAACTCGCGTTTTCGCAGGTACAACCACCCTGCATCGCGGTGCTAACCATGACGACCGGAAACGAGAGTTTGATGCGGTCATCGATCGCTGCCAAAACCATCGCCTGTGTACCACCGCCGCTCGCACCGGTGACGGCGACGCGTTGCGGATCGACCTCCGGCAAGCTGAGCAGAAAGTCGAGTCCGCGCACGGCATTGAGCGTCTGCAGGCCCATGACGTTCTGGCAATGTGCCTCGGCTTGCGGGCTGAACAGCCCCCAGTCCTTTGTTTTGTTCATCTCCGGCCGCTGTTTCGCAAACTTATGGACAAGCTCACGCGAGAGCTGAATCGAATCCGAGTCGCCGAGCATGTCCCATTGCCAAACCACGCAGCCCATCAAGGCCAATTGGCGACACTGCGATTGGTAGGTGCTACGCCCGGCCCGCTCAAAACGCTCCGCGCCGTCGGCAATTTGACTTCGCAACGTACTCTCGGGCGTCATGTCCAAACGCGCATCCTTGCGGTGGCCGTGCGCCAGCATGACTCCCGGCACCTTGCCCTGGATGTGGGTCGGGCGGTACAGGTTGCCCGTCACGAAGAAACCGGGGGCGCTCTCGAAATAGACCTTCTCCACCGTGTAGCCATCGCGTTGGATCTTGCCGTGCACGACTGGATTGAGAGGAGTTTTGGTCGGCATCGGCCAGAGTCCGGTCGCCACCAAAACCCGCCGCCGCACCTGCTCTTTACGCTGCTCCCACTGCTCGAGGGATTCCGGCGGATGGAAGGGAAAATAGCCATTCAGATCCTTGAGCGGCTGATGACGGACATCTTCGGCGGACGCGATCACCGGGGCGAACACTGCTACAAAGAAGCACAGCAGAACGGCAATCGCGATGAAATGTTTCATGAGGTAGGACGCGGAGAAAGAACTCGTCATGCGGGGCTTCCTAGATCGAGAGGCGGGAAGCCTCCAAGGCTACACCCCGGCAATCGTGTCTGCAAGCGAATCGGCGACAACCATCGGTCTCTCTCTGCAAACTAGCCGCGGTTGCGGCGGCAACGAAAGATTTCAAGCGGGGAAAAACGATAAGGAAAAATAGGGGCCAGGAGTTTCAAGATAGGTTTGGGGAAACGTGAGTGTACGGACATGCTTACTCACAGCGAGGATTCCAGATTGCACTTTCACGCCGTTAGCTCGCCCCAGACCCAACCTCCGAACGGCTGACTGCGGCGAATCGCACGGCAACGCTGCTCCTCCTCTTTCTCACCCATTGGCCGCTTGACTCAGCCCCCCTCTTCAGCAACCGGACAGGCCAAGCAGGGCCGGTTCCCACCGGTCGCGGGCATTGAATGTTCAGTACCGCTAGTTGCAAATGAAACGCGACGGGCGGATGATCAAGTTAGTCGGTCAGACATAAGGGGTCGGCCGGAGGAACCGGCGCTCCTTCAACTCACTGAGGTCATGGACCTGATACGAAGGTGTTTTGATGAAGGTAATCTTAGCAGAAAAGCCTTCGGTGGCTCGCGATTTGGCGTCGTTCCTCAGCGTTTCGGATCGCCGTGACGGATTCTTCGAGGGCGGAGGCTATCAGGTGACTTGGGCCTTTGGCCACTTAGTTGAGCTGAAGGAACCCGGTGACTATGACCCGGCGCTGAAACGTTGGACACTCGAGTCATTGCCCTTCGTTCCCAAGAAATTTCAGTTGCGGCTGCGGGGTGATGACGGTGCAAAAAAGCAATTCGCAGTAATCAAACGGTTGTTTCTCGAGGCCACCTCATTGATCTGTGCGACCGATGCGGGGCGTGAAGGAGAACTGATCTTTCGCTACATCCAGTCGCTTACGGGGTGCACGAATAAGCCCGCCCAGCGGTTGTGGCTCAGTTCGCTAACCCCGACGGCAATCGGCGACGCATTTCGTATGATCCGTCCACTGTCGGACTACGACAATCTTTACGCCGCAGCCAAGTGCCGAAGTCAAGCGGATTGGGTCGTGGGTATCAACGCGACTCGAAATTACACGGTGCGTTATCGATCGGCGTCCGAGCGTGGTGCGTCGGGGCTGCTGTGGAGTCTCGGTCGCGTACAAACTCCTGTGCTCACGATGATCACTCGCCGTGATGATGAGATCCGAACGTTCCAATCCGAGCCGTTTTGGGAACTGATGACCCAATATCGCGATGTCCACTTTCGGTACAGAGGCAAGCGGTTCGACGATCAAGAGAATGCACAAAGCGTACTTCAGATAGCCAGCAAATATGACCTGACGATTCGAGAGATCCAAAGCCGTGCCGAGAAGTCGCAACCACCACAGCTCTACGATCTGACGGAATTACAGCGGGACATGAACCGTCGTTTTGGTATCTCAGCCGCCGAAACCTTGACCACGGCCCAGTCACTCTATGAAGCGAAATTAATCACGTACCCGCGAACCGACTCGCCGTATTTGAGCAAAGACATGCGGAAGGATATCCCCGGTGTCATGCGACAACTGAGTTCAATCAAAGCAAACGAGATCGCCAAACTCAACTTAGCCGCTTTGCCGTTCACAAGTCGTATCATCAACGACGCAAAGGTGACCGACCACCATGCGATCATTCCCACCGGCGCATCCGCGGGAGTACTCCGAGGGCGAGAACAACAGGTCTACAATGCGATCGTCGTTCGGTTCATCGCGGCATTCTATCCGCCGTGTGAAAAAGAGATCACGACGGTCGATGCAACGGCGGGCGAAATCGCGTTCCGCGCTCGCGGCGTGCGAGTCGTCGCACCGGGATGGACGCAGCTGTATCCGCGAAAAGCAAAAAGCGGTGAGCAGAACGAAGAGCAGCAGTCGTTGCCTGATTTCAAAAATGGAGAATCAGGGAAACACAAGCCCTTTATCAAATCAGGACAGACGTCGCCACCGAAGCATTTCACCGAAAACACCTTGCTCGGTGCGATGGATACGGCGGGAAAACTCGTCGATGAAGCAGAGCTGAAAGAGGCGTTAAAAGAGAAAGGCCTGGGGACGCCGGCGACCCGTGCGGCAACGATCGAAACGCTGTTAAACCGAAAATACATCGTCCGTGATAAAAAGAATGTATTGGCCACCGACCTGGGACGCTACCTCGTCGCGATCGTCAGGGACCGCAACTTGACGTCACCTGAACTTACAGGCGAATGGGAAGCGAAGCTGAAAAAGATCGAAGCCGGCCAGTTGTCGCCGGAAGTTTTCATGCACGAGATTGCAGATTACACCCGAGCCATTATTCAAAGTAGTGCCGCGGTGAGCGTCAATCAAGAAATTTACGGTTCCTGTCCACGCTGTGGTGAAAACGTGATCGCGGGGAAACGGGCGTTTGGATGTTCGGGGTGGCGGAAGGGATGCAAATTTGTATTGCAGCCTTCCTACCGTGACGCCGATCTGTCGATGGATCAGGTTCGCGAGCTATTGCAGTTGAGAGTGACGAACCAACCGCTGACGATTAATGGTAGCCCCCCCTTCCTGCTGGCCATGTCGGAATCAGGAATGTTGGTTGAAATCCCCGTTCCGCAGGGTAGTGAACAGGATGGTGGGGGAACTCCGTCAGGCCGGAAACGAACCAAACGCAAAAACGGAGCAAAAAAATCGGCCGCAACAAAGTCGGGCGGAAAGAAACAAAGCAAGACAAAAAAGGACGCAAATTCCAATACGACTGAGATTGGAGTTTGTCCGTTGTGCGGAAGTCCCGTGGTGGAACAGACGAAGTCGTATGCGTGCAGCCGATGGCGTGAGGGATGCGGGTTGACAATTTGGAA
The genomic region above belongs to Novipirellula galeiformis and contains:
- a CDS encoding 3-keto-disaccharide hydrolase, yielding MRKLFVAAMMIALMMPCVLTASAADVEDGFTSLFNGNDLSGWVKRGGSAEYEVEDGSIVGKCIPNTPGNTFLCSEKEFGNFVLKLQYKFIEDGNSGVQFRSAARPEGDGERVYGYQYEMRPGGNATGRIYDEGRRGHKFGIVWLDAYTPQDRLDAAQASCKKGEWNDVEIQCVGPSIKTWLNGKLVVDMFDSFTMKGFIGLQIHSGKSGSVAWKNIRVKDLGESKWESFFVKGDDGNYQLADAKFVLPEEWSFTEEGVLHGVHPKSQRKDGLVISNKNYDNFIARVTYRMHGGNSALYFRAEETSAPWVLRGFQNEIANNGKDSALWHTAGIVDGKTIPGRGWVVKNEELVEKVRNKDDQWNTTCTAAYGDRLVQTLNGFCTSDIVDEACEKTGKLGLQMHGGTDCEMFFKDFEVMPITEDMMKLIERN
- a CDS encoding acetylxylan esterase, yielding MTSSFSASYLMKHFIAIAVLLCFFVAVFAPVIASAEDVRHQPLKDLNGYFPFHPPESLEQWEQRKEQVRRRVLVATGLWPMPTKTPLNPVVHGKIQRDGYTVEKVYFESAPGFFVTGNLYRPTHIQGKVPGVMLAHGHRKDARLDMTPESTLRSQIADGAERFERAGRSTYQSQCRQLALMGCVVWQWDMLGDSDSIQLSRELVHKFAKQRPEMNKTKDWGLFSPQAEAHCQNVMGLQTLNAVRGLDFLLSLPEVDPQRVAVTGASGGGTQAMVLAAIDDRIKLSFPVVMVSTAMQGGCTCENASLLRVNTGNVEFAALAAPRPQGMNTANDWTKEMATKGFPELQQLYAAYGKQHDVFLKRGEHFPHNYNAVTRSAFYTFLNKHFKLGSQAPVIEHDFDPLPPEQLTVWDDQHPAPKAADPEFERNLLAWLNEDAERQLRDAAATPEGLRDVILPAVEVTIGRTYANAGDVTWELKDEHDHGDYVKRTGTLLNKTYGEEVNVVWLCPKQPSGRLVLWLDDHGKAAVCSDDGSVNPEVQKLVQAGAAVVGADLFLQRGEAVKQARVVGNPREFAGYTFGYNHALFAQRTHDVLSIVRFLRHADGVPCENPVKTIAVTGWHGSGPIVAAAGALAGDAIDRTAIDTQGVRFGHLLDYRDPMFLPGGAKYLDLPGLIALHAPHPLWLAGEGSQPALISAAYHDASQVDGLVTFAGEAAKQQAAASEWLLK
- a CDS encoding type IA DNA topoisomerase, producing MKVILAEKPSVARDLASFLSVSDRRDGFFEGGGYQVTWAFGHLVELKEPGDYDPALKRWTLESLPFVPKKFQLRLRGDDGAKKQFAVIKRLFLEATSLICATDAGREGELIFRYIQSLTGCTNKPAQRLWLSSLTPTAIGDAFRMIRPLSDYDNLYAAAKCRSQADWVVGINATRNYTVRYRSASERGASGLLWSLGRVQTPVLTMITRRDDEIRTFQSEPFWELMTQYRDVHFRYRGKRFDDQENAQSVLQIASKYDLTIREIQSRAEKSQPPQLYDLTELQRDMNRRFGISAAETLTTAQSLYEAKLITYPRTDSPYLSKDMRKDIPGVMRQLSSIKANEIAKLNLAALPFTSRIINDAKVTDHHAIIPTGASAGVLRGREQQVYNAIVVRFIAAFYPPCEKEITTVDATAGEIAFRARGVRVVAPGWTQLYPRKAKSGEQNEEQQSLPDFKNGESGKHKPFIKSGQTSPPKHFTENTLLGAMDTAGKLVDEAELKEALKEKGLGTPATRAATIETLLNRKYIVRDKKNVLATDLGRYLVAIVRDRNLTSPELTGEWEAKLKKIEAGQLSPEVFMHEIADYTRAIIQSSAAVSVNQEIYGSCPRCGENVIAGKRAFGCSGWRKGCKFVLQPSYRDADLSMDQVRELLQLRVTNQPLTINGSPPFLLAMSESGMLVEIPVPQGSEQDGGGTPSGRKRTKRKNGAKKSAATKSGGKKQSKTKKDANSNTTEIGVCPLCGSPVVEQTKSYACSRWREGCGLTIWKTISGKKISVSNARKLLRSGETAVLKGFKSKAGKSFDAKLKLNEGKVRFDF